A stretch of Caldanaerobius polysaccharolyticus DSM 13641 DNA encodes these proteins:
- the nadC gene encoding carboxylating nicotinate-nucleotide diphosphorylase, which produces MLNWLVIDDLIQNALIEDIGFGDVTTDCLIPKDQISKGRFIAKEGGVLAGIDVAKRVFEILDQDIHFSKSHYDGDLLDKGDVIAEVQGHTAAILKGERVALNILQRMSGIATKTYRICRLVRDYDVKIVDTRKTLPGFRMLDKYAVMVGGGHNHRINLSDLVLIKDNHIKAVGGIKKAVMLAKEKAPFTVKIEVEVETLEQLEEAIEAGADIVMLDNMDVETMRKAVVIADKRVLLEASGNVSEDNVREVASTGVDIISIGSLTHSVNALDISLKLL; this is translated from the coding sequence ATGCTCAATTGGCTGGTTATTGACGATTTGATACAAAATGCCCTCATCGAGGACATAGGTTTTGGCGATGTGACTACAGATTGCCTTATACCCAAAGACCAAATCTCTAAAGGCAGGTTTATAGCCAAAGAAGGAGGAGTTTTGGCAGGTATCGACGTGGCCAAGAGGGTTTTTGAGATTCTGGATCAGGATATTCATTTTAGCAAAAGCCATTATGACGGCGATCTTCTGGATAAGGGAGACGTAATAGCTGAGGTTCAAGGGCATACTGCGGCAATCTTAAAAGGGGAAAGGGTAGCCCTTAATATCCTCCAGAGGATGAGCGGGATTGCCACGAAGACTTACAGGATATGCCGCTTGGTGAGGGATTACGATGTGAAGATTGTGGATACCAGAAAGACCCTGCCTGGTTTCAGGATGCTGGATAAATACGCTGTGATGGTAGGCGGCGGACACAACCACAGGATAAACCTCTCGGATCTGGTGCTTATAAAGGATAACCATATAAAAGCGGTAGGTGGTATAAAGAAAGCTGTTATGCTGGCCAAAGAGAAGGCGCCTTTTACTGTTAAAATAGAGGTGGAGGTTGAGACGCTGGAACAGCTTGAAGAGGCCATTGAGGCTGGAGCTGATATCGTCATGCTGGACAACATGGATGTAGAGACTATGAGAAAGGCCGTTGTAATTGCGGATAAAAGGGTATTGTTGGAAGCTTCGGGCAACGTATCTGAGGACAATGTAAGAGAAGTAGCATCCACAGGCGTCGATATAATATCTATAGGCAGCTTGACCCATTCCGTAAATGCCCTGGATATAAGTTTAAAGCTTTTATAA
- the nadA gene encoding quinolinate synthase NadA yields the protein MNIETDYAPIVEEIKRLKRERNAVILAHNYQIPEVQDIADLVGDSFALSRAAAKADCDVIVFCGVHFMAESAKILSPDKTVLLPARDAGCPLADFVWPEALEEKKKEHPDAAVVCYINSPASVKAMSDICCTSSNAVKVVESLDCDEVIFVPDRNLGTYVADKVKDKKIILWDGYCVTHHRIAVDDVVEVKKAHPDAEILVHPEVSPEIWRYADFIGSTAQIIDYAKRSDSRKFIIGTEMGVLHKLKKDNPDKTFYLLSKGLVCPNMKKTRLEDVLNSLKDMKYEVTVADDIRLKALRALERMLEVG from the coding sequence ATGAATATTGAGACTGATTATGCGCCCATTGTGGAGGAAATAAAGAGGCTTAAAAGAGAGAGAAATGCTGTCATCCTTGCTCATAATTATCAGATCCCGGAGGTCCAGGACATAGCGGATTTGGTAGGAGACTCTTTTGCGTTAAGCCGGGCTGCCGCCAAAGCCGATTGTGATGTAATCGTATTTTGTGGTGTCCACTTTATGGCCGAAAGCGCAAAAATATTGTCACCGGATAAAACCGTATTGTTGCCGGCGAGGGACGCTGGATGTCCCCTAGCTGACTTCGTATGGCCAGAAGCCCTGGAAGAAAAGAAAAAAGAACATCCAGATGCCGCGGTGGTTTGCTATATCAACTCACCGGCGTCGGTTAAAGCGATGAGCGATATATGTTGCACCTCGTCTAACGCGGTAAAAGTAGTAGAGTCATTGGATTGCGATGAAGTGATTTTTGTGCCCGACCGGAATTTAGGAACTTATGTGGCTGACAAGGTTAAAGATAAGAAGATCATCCTATGGGATGGCTATTGTGTGACCCATCACAGGATTGCCGTTGACGACGTGGTGGAAGTCAAAAAGGCACACCCCGACGCAGAGATACTGGTGCACCCTGAAGTATCTCCTGAAATATGGCGATACGCCGATTTCATAGGCAGTACAGCTCAAATAATCGATTACGCTAAAAGATCTGACAGCAGGAAATTTATCATAGGGACGGAGATGGGAGTTTTGCACAAATTGAAAAAAGATAACCCGGACAAGACCTTTTACCTCCTCTCAAAGGGGTTGGTTTGCCCCAATATGAAAAAGACCAGGCTTGAGGATGTGCTGAATTCGCTAAAGGATATGAAATACGAGGTCACGGTAGCTGATGACATAAGGTTAAAAGCCCTAAGGGCCTTGGAAAGGATGCTGGAAGTGGGGTAA
- a CDS encoding RNA polymerase sigma factor, protein MKDDFLDLYESCFDDVYRYIYFKVGNRWDADDIVSDTFKRAYEKYKTVKVNSKSWLFTIARNAVTDFYRKKKDLLVGDDISQYSYPDIFESKLFREIELNCLKKSIYRLSKEEIEIINLKYFSGMTHKEISQVLNKTEDAVKMKSSRIIQKLKNFVINCLEG, encoded by the coding sequence GTGAAAGATGATTTCTTAGATTTGTATGAAAGTTGTTTTGACGATGTATACAGGTATATATATTTTAAAGTCGGCAATAGGTGGGATGCTGATGACATCGTCAGTGACACTTTTAAAAGGGCTTATGAAAAATACAAAACTGTAAAAGTGAACTCTAAATCATGGCTTTTTACAATTGCTCGCAATGCAGTTACGGACTTTTATAGAAAAAAGAAAGATTTATTGGTAGGTGATGATATTTCCCAGTACTCTTACCCTGATATTTTTGAAAGTAAGCTCTTTAGAGAGATAGAGCTCAATTGCCTGAAGAAATCAATTTATAGGCTGTCTAAAGAAGAGATTGAGATTATAAATCTCAAATACTTTTCGGGTATGACGCACAAAGAAATATCACAGGTATTGAATAAAACTGAAGATGCTGTCAAAATGAAATCTAGCAGAATTATTCAAAAATTAAAGAATTTTGTTATTAACTGTTTGGAGGGATGA
- the rd gene encoding rubredoxin, which yields MKKWQCIVCGYIYDPAVGDPDNGIAPGTAFEDLPEDWVCPECGVGKDQFEEIDE from the coding sequence ATGAAAAAATGGCAATGCATAGTGTGCGGCTACATATACGACCCGGCAGTGGGTGATCCCGACAACGGTATCGCTCCCGGAACAGCTTTTGAGGACCTGCCTGAAGATTGGGTATGCCCTGAGTGCGGCGTAGGCAAGGATCAATTTGAGGAAATAGACGAATAA
- a CDS encoding PD40 domain-containing protein: MDEKRIEDGLNKIKEQIPVNYELKKRLRKSFKKNGWRNKLLAMVAAAALLLMILYSFGNKNFTDNFIQKVNAADLKILNQMSFINMGKINAGKIAEYNGTIYIPLYDKGIFEYNSKGFKKISDRPADYVSISADGTKLVFSSNGSIYLRDLKMGKESQVLKGDGTFTFYENPSLSPDGNKIIYTKKVYAPRKTHGFEVKESSIYAVDLKTLKAVKYADGSYGSFIKGRDAIVFEKDNKIIYKDLKENKEKVVDSGRFPAVSPDGYYIAYEKTQSNAEEIDGVKVVEDVSNIWVTDVESFATKKQVTMNVENKYINKENMVKDKKVQSIAIEALYSYYDPVWSSSSNSIFVLKNTNADFKGNIMQLMKIDLSKEKLRAEDVVRRYLQALIVRDDDFAKILMKNPPSMLTISNPHPVAYAILKSGSEGEKMYVDAELSYAYTMDSYYSVQKSRYYLEPANNGYIINSAKSLSTVEYVGKDGVMYKIEDKKDIKLFDKNSVPKEYIPNGNYRFGPIAFSRTGVLIFTMQGVNKPEVKLLAYNLNDKEFKMIDSVDNGFFYELKVDERGKYLAANFFDERTKKNGVYLYDLSTGKKTQISSMFKGVEISNIAAVFWNGDKLIIDITSNEGQTVSYEYNPLTGKINIP, from the coding sequence GTGGACGAGAAGAGAATAGAAGATGGGCTTAATAAAATAAAAGAGCAAATACCTGTAAACTATGAGTTAAAGAAGAGGCTTCGCAAAAGTTTCAAAAAGAATGGCTGGAGAAATAAGTTATTGGCTATGGTTGCAGCGGCTGCTTTGTTATTGATGATATTGTATTCTTTTGGCAATAAAAATTTTACTGATAATTTTATACAAAAAGTCAATGCGGCTGATTTGAAAATTTTGAACCAGATGTCGTTTATAAACATGGGCAAGATAAACGCCGGCAAAATCGCTGAGTACAATGGCACAATATATATTCCTTTATATGATAAAGGAATTTTTGAGTACAACAGTAAAGGCTTTAAAAAAATATCTGATAGACCTGCGGATTATGTTAGTATTTCCGCCGATGGCACAAAGCTGGTTTTTTCGTCAAACGGCAGTATTTATCTTAGAGATTTAAAAATGGGCAAGGAAAGCCAGGTGTTAAAAGGGGATGGGACGTTTACCTTTTATGAAAATCCTTCCTTGTCTCCCGACGGAAACAAAATAATTTATACGAAAAAAGTTTATGCGCCAAGAAAAACCCATGGCTTTGAGGTAAAAGAGTCTTCAATATATGCAGTGGACTTAAAAACACTAAAAGCCGTTAAATATGCCGATGGCTCTTATGGTTCCTTTATAAAGGGGAGAGATGCTATCGTATTTGAAAAGGACAACAAAATAATATACAAAGATTTAAAGGAAAACAAAGAAAAGGTTGTGGATAGTGGAAGATTTCCCGCTGTGTCCCCCGACGGCTATTATATAGCCTATGAGAAAACACAGTCAAATGCGGAAGAAATAGATGGGGTAAAAGTAGTGGAAGATGTAAGCAACATTTGGGTGACAGATGTAGAGAGTTTTGCGACTAAAAAGCAGGTTACTATGAATGTGGAAAACAAGTATATCAATAAAGAGAATATGGTAAAAGATAAAAAGGTGCAATCTATTGCTATTGAAGCGTTATATTCTTATTATGACCCCGTATGGAGCAGCAGTTCTAATAGTATATTTGTATTAAAAAACACAAATGCGGATTTTAAGGGTAATATAATGCAGCTTATGAAAATAGATTTAAGTAAAGAAAAACTCCGTGCTGAAGATGTGGTGAGAAGATATTTACAAGCGTTGATAGTAAGGGATGATGATTTTGCAAAAATACTTATGAAAAATCCCCCCTCAATGCTTACGATTTCAAATCCTCATCCGGTGGCGTACGCAATTTTAAAGTCAGGTAGCGAAGGCGAAAAAATGTATGTGGATGCAGAACTCAGTTATGCTTATACAATGGATAGCTACTACTCCGTACAGAAATCTAGATATTATTTGGAACCTGCTAACAACGGCTATATAATAAATAGTGCAAAAAGTTTAAGTACAGTAGAGTATGTAGGCAAAGACGGCGTCATGTACAAAATAGAGGATAAAAAGGATATAAAGCTATTTGATAAAAATAGCGTGCCAAAAGAATATATTCCCAACGGCAATTACAGATTTGGGCCTATAGCATTTAGCAGAACAGGTGTACTGATTTTTACAATGCAGGGAGTGAATAAACCGGAAGTAAAGCTCCTAGCTTATAATTTAAATGATAAAGAATTTAAAATGATCGACAGCGTGGATAATGGATTCTTTTATGAACTTAAAGTTGACGAAAGAGGTAAATATTTAGCGGCGAACTTTTTTGACGAGCGAACGAAAAAAAACGGAGTATATTTATACGACCTATCTACAGGTAAAAAGACCCAGATATCTTCAATGTTTAAAGGGGTAGAAATTAGTAACATCGCCGCTGTGTTCTGGAATGGAGATAAACTCATAATTGATATCACATCTAACGAAGGTCAAACGGTAAGCTATGAGTACAATCCTCTCACTGGTAAAATAAACATCCCGTAA
- the lysS gene encoding lysine--tRNA ligase: MEQDMNLNELQQVRRQKLQQLCETAYNPYEVLRFERTHYSTEIIKNFEAMEGKEVAVAGRVMSIRGHGKASFADLKDQEGKIQIYFRLNDVGEEKYAIFKLVDIGDIIGVKGEVFKTHKGEISVKAHDLVVMAKSLQVLPEKWHGLKDVELRYRQRYVDLIVNDDSRKNFIIRSKLISKMRQYLDSRGFMEVETPILQTIPGGAAARPFITHHNALDIDMYLRIATELYLKRLIIGGFDRVYEIGKQFRNEGIDIKHNPEFTTIELYQAYTDLRGMMELTEDMIKYLAKEVLGTELLLYQGVEIDLSKPWTRMTMKEAVFKYAGVDFDQVKTDEEARKIAAQKGLEFDDNATKGQILNLLFEEFAEENLIQPTFITEYPIEVSPLAKKIPGNPEFTDRFELFIYKMEIANAFSELNDPFDQRERFEKQVKAREAGDEEAHRMDEDFLTAMEYGMPPTGGLGIGIDRLAMVFSGSYSIRDVILFPTMKPRNAAQTNEGRESVVDFRENEEES, translated from the coding sequence ATGGAGCAGGATATGAACTTAAATGAATTGCAGCAGGTAAGAAGGCAAAAATTACAGCAGTTGTGTGAAACTGCTTATAACCCTTATGAGGTGTTGCGCTTCGAGAGGACCCATTACTCAACAGAAATTATAAAAAACTTCGAAGCTATGGAAGGCAAAGAAGTAGCCGTAGCGGGTAGAGTTATGTCTATCAGAGGACACGGTAAAGCCAGTTTTGCAGATTTAAAAGACCAGGAGGGTAAAATACAGATCTATTTTAGGTTAAATGATGTAGGAGAAGAGAAGTACGCTATATTTAAACTGGTAGATATAGGCGATATAATAGGCGTAAAGGGCGAAGTTTTCAAGACCCACAAAGGAGAAATCTCAGTGAAAGCCCACGACCTGGTAGTAATGGCTAAGTCTTTACAGGTTTTACCGGAAAAATGGCATGGGCTTAAAGACGTAGAGCTCAGGTACAGGCAGCGATATGTGGATTTGATAGTAAACGATGACTCCAGAAAGAACTTTATCATAAGGAGCAAGCTTATCAGCAAGATGAGGCAATATCTGGACTCAAGAGGTTTTATGGAAGTGGAAACCCCCATATTGCAGACGATACCCGGGGGTGCTGCAGCGAGGCCTTTTATAACCCATCACAATGCGCTGGATATTGATATGTACCTGAGAATTGCTACTGAGCTTTATTTAAAGAGGCTTATTATAGGTGGATTTGACAGGGTGTACGAGATAGGCAAGCAGTTCAGGAATGAAGGCATCGATATAAAGCATAATCCTGAATTTACCACCATTGAGCTTTACCAGGCCTACACCGACCTCAGAGGTATGATGGAATTGACGGAAGACATGATCAAATACCTTGCCAAGGAGGTATTGGGGACGGAACTGCTTTTGTACCAGGGCGTGGAAATAGATCTAAGTAAGCCGTGGACAAGGATGACAATGAAGGAAGCTGTCTTTAAGTATGCAGGCGTGGATTTTGATCAGGTAAAAACAGATGAAGAAGCCAGAAAAATTGCTGCGCAAAAAGGCCTTGAATTTGATGACAATGCGACCAAGGGCCAGATATTGAACTTGCTGTTTGAGGAGTTTGCAGAGGAAAATTTGATTCAGCCCACGTTTATAACTGAATACCCCATTGAAGTATCGCCTTTGGCTAAGAAGATACCTGGCAATCCTGAGTTTACAGACAGATTCGAGCTTTTTATATACAAGATGGAAATAGCTAATGCTTTTTCTGAATTAAACGACCCCTTTGATCAAAGGGAAAGGTTTGAAAAACAGGTCAAGGCTAGGGAAGCCGGAGACGAAGAAGCACACCGCATGGATGAGGATTTTCTGACGGCTATGGAGTATGGGATGCCTCCTACAGGTGGATTAGGCATTGGTATTGACAGGCTGGCAATGGTGTTCTCTGGTTCGTATTCCATAAGAGATGTGATACTATTTCCCACCATGAAGCCAAGAAATGCTGCTCAGACCAATGAAGGAAGGGAAAGTGTAGTTGACTTTCGAGAAAATGAGGAAGAAAGCTAA
- a CDS encoding GNAT family N-acetyltransferase produces MAIKFVPLEEFDRVHAIATYCFPWMHDAKDKIKNYLQQYVKSEYILGYYDESGTLMAQVVVFPFEIYIGGKPLKMGGVALVSSMPEGRHGGRVGQLLTEWLKVMRDRGQYVSMLGPFSFEFYRKYGWELGFERVVYTVPIEHIKGFKKMGRVRAVTPGDIGILDRIYTKYALNHNGCAKRDEMLWNEFTLSHPWSDNYGRYAYIYLDEKGDGKGYIIFTVKNGRMDIYEMIYEDIEALKGLLAFIYAHQSQIGEFSWSTATDEKLHVLLPNPRVKREIQAGMMFRVVDVKEAVKKRGYAKNASGRFKIEIEDKNAPWNQKPLDICLENGSVEVGECSDPQLFCDIQTFSQIFVGFITPMEAYALGKLTGKIEAVEQMEKVYTKSHTYNNNSF; encoded by the coding sequence GTGGCGATTAAATTTGTACCTTTAGAAGAGTTTGATAGGGTACATGCTATTGCGACGTATTGCTTTCCGTGGATGCATGATGCAAAAGATAAAATAAAGAATTATTTACAGCAGTATGTAAAGTCTGAATACATATTAGGATATTATGATGAGAGCGGTACTTTAATGGCTCAGGTCGTTGTTTTCCCTTTTGAGATCTATATCGGGGGAAAACCTTTGAAAATGGGGGGCGTAGCGTTGGTTTCCTCCATGCCTGAAGGCAGGCACGGGGGACGGGTGGGACAGCTGCTGACGGAGTGGCTAAAAGTGATGAGGGATAGAGGTCAGTATGTTTCTATGCTAGGTCCTTTTTCTTTTGAATTTTATAGAAAGTATGGTTGGGAATTGGGCTTTGAACGGGTAGTTTATACCGTCCCTATAGAGCATATAAAGGGTTTTAAGAAAATGGGAAGAGTCAGAGCTGTTACCCCAGGTGATATAGGCATATTGGATAGAATATATACAAAATATGCTTTAAATCATAATGGCTGTGCCAAAAGGGATGAGATGCTTTGGAATGAGTTCACTCTTAGCCATCCATGGAGCGATAATTATGGAAGGTACGCATATATATATCTGGATGAAAAAGGGGATGGAAAAGGCTACATCATATTTACTGTAAAAAATGGGCGAATGGATATATATGAGATGATTTATGAGGACATCGAGGCGTTAAAAGGACTTTTGGCGTTTATATACGCGCATCAGTCACAGATAGGTGAATTTTCATGGTCTACTGCAACTGATGAAAAACTGCACGTATTGCTTCCTAATCCCAGAGTAAAGAGAGAGATCCAGGCAGGAATGATGTTCAGGGTGGTGGACGTTAAGGAAGCTGTAAAGAAAAGGGGATATGCAAAAAATGCGTCAGGGAGGTTTAAAATAGAAATCGAAGACAAAAATGCACCCTGGAATCAGAAGCCTTTGGACATATGTTTGGAAAATGGATCTGTTGAAGTAGGAGAGTGCAGCGATCCACAGTTATTCTGTGACATACAGACGTTTAGCCAGATTTTTGTAGGTTTTATTACGCCTATGGAGGCATATGCTCTCGGAAAGCTGACAGGCAAAATTGAGGCCGTGGAGCAAATGGAAAAAGTATATACAAAATCTCATACCTACAATAATAATAGTTTTTAA
- a CDS encoding lytic transglycosylase domain-containing protein, which translates to MDIESINGVRYLDSLINRQSIASTPIIENNTVIDFSFLIQKFLSDLSAITDTPELKAELNTDQSLWSAIQQISSRYGIDSSLVKAVIKQESGFNPRAVSNAGALGLMQLMPATARELGVKDPMNPVENIEGGVKYLKMLLDRFKDVKKALAAYNAGPSFVERNGVENYPSETKDYINKVLMYKSQFDKKA; encoded by the coding sequence ATGGACATTGAGTCAATAAATGGAGTCAGGTATTTAGATAGTCTGATCAACAGGCAGAGCATTGCAAGTACCCCGATAATTGAAAACAATACAGTCATAGACTTTAGTTTTTTAATTCAGAAGTTTTTAAGCGATTTAAGCGCTATAACGGATACGCCGGAATTAAAAGCTGAGTTAAATACAGATCAAAGCCTGTGGAGCGCTATCCAGCAAATATCGAGTAGATATGGTATAGATTCCAGTCTGGTAAAAGCCGTTATAAAGCAGGAGTCAGGTTTTAATCCCAGGGCTGTTTCTAACGCTGGAGCTTTAGGTCTAATGCAGCTTATGCCTGCTACTGCTAGAGAGTTGGGCGTGAAAGATCCTATGAATCCTGTTGAGAACATAGAAGGCGGCGTAAAGTACTTGAAGATGCTTTTAGATCGCTTTAAGGATGTAAAAAAAGCGCTGGCGGCATATAATGCAGGGCCGAGTTTTGTTGAGAGAAACGGGGTGGAGAATTATCCTTCCGAAACAAAAGACTATATAAATAAAGTTCTCATGTATAAATCTCAGTTTGATAAAAAGGCGTAA
- the nadB gene encoding L-aspartate oxidase → MRRYLMDFKASTSNGARCDVLIIGSGIAGLYTALCLPEHLKIVIMCKGSIADSNSYLAQGGIAASIGDDDRDLHVRDTMVAGAFANDENVVRSLVEESEGAIESLMRLGVMFDRDQQGNLYRSLEGGHSVPRVLHVNGDATGKGIMDALIGQVRVRANIRVIENAFVVDIITHEGICRGVIAVDSKGVNVLWAQNVVMATGGIGQLYAKTTNCKVLTGDGIAMAIRAGAKTRDMEYIQFHPTAFYSGEYGEKLFLISEAVRGEGGILRNIHGERFMEKYDERMELAPRDIVSRAIFDQMKRTGSDFVYLDVTHLGEDFLKRRFPLIYNTCKSMGIDMAKDYIPITPVAHYFMGGIETDMWGRTGIKRLYAVGECACTGVHGANRLASNSLLEGVVFGRRVAQDIKNRSDACAGENVADVEFKSYKEYRPFDPSAMKGDLRELMLSKVGIVRNEKDLKEALDCVNERLEFLDRAALDTVDKMEVANMYLVARFIIEGALKNKRSVGSHYVQR, encoded by the coding sequence ATGCGCAGATACCTTATGGATTTTAAAGCGAGTACAAGCAATGGCGCCAGGTGCGATGTTTTAATTATCGGCAGCGGAATAGCTGGCCTTTATACCGCCCTTTGTCTCCCTGAGCATTTAAAGATTGTGATTATGTGTAAAGGCTCCATTGCAGACAGCAATTCGTATCTTGCCCAGGGCGGCATTGCTGCCAGCATCGGGGATGACGATAGAGATCTTCATGTGCGGGATACCATGGTAGCAGGGGCTTTTGCCAATGACGAAAATGTGGTAAGGAGTCTTGTGGAGGAATCGGAAGGCGCTATTGAGAGCCTGATGCGCCTGGGTGTCATGTTTGATAGGGATCAGCAGGGCAATTTGTATAGGTCGCTGGAGGGAGGGCACTCGGTGCCCAGGGTTTTGCACGTGAACGGAGATGCTACGGGTAAAGGTATAATGGACGCTCTCATAGGGCAGGTGCGCGTTCGCGCCAATATACGCGTTATTGAGAACGCCTTTGTGGTGGACATCATAACCCATGAGGGCATATGCCGGGGCGTTATAGCGGTGGATAGTAAGGGTGTAAATGTCCTGTGGGCGCAGAATGTGGTCATGGCTACAGGTGGGATAGGTCAGCTGTACGCTAAAACCACTAATTGTAAGGTCCTTACAGGGGACGGCATAGCCATGGCTATAAGAGCGGGTGCGAAAACCAGGGACATGGAGTATATCCAGTTTCACCCTACGGCGTTTTATTCCGGGGAATACGGCGAAAAGCTTTTTTTAATATCCGAGGCGGTTAGAGGCGAAGGTGGTATACTTAGGAATATCCACGGGGAGAGGTTTATGGAAAAGTACGATGAGAGAATGGAGCTGGCTCCGAGGGATATAGTGTCCAGGGCTATATTTGACCAGATGAAAAGGACGGGGAGCGATTTTGTGTACCTGGATGTGACTCATCTCGGCGAAGACTTTTTAAAAAGGCGTTTTCCCTTGATCTACAACACGTGTAAGAGCATGGGTATAGATATGGCGAAGGACTACATTCCTATAACCCCTGTAGCCCATTATTTTATGGGTGGAATTGAAACGGATATGTGGGGAAGGACCGGAATAAAAAGGCTTTATGCGGTAGGAGAATGTGCGTGCACAGGGGTACACGGAGCCAACAGGCTTGCCAGCAACTCCCTTCTGGAAGGGGTGGTGTTTGGCAGAAGAGTTGCACAAGACATAAAAAACCGCAGCGATGCCTGTGCAGGCGAAAATGTGGCAGATGTGGAATTTAAAAGCTATAAGGAGTACAGGCCTTTTGATCCCTCTGCTATGAAGGGCGATCTTAGAGAGCTTATGCTGTCAAAAGTTGGTATAGTGCGAAACGAGAAGGACCTTAAAGAGGCGCTGGATTGCGTAAATGAACGTCTGGAATTTCTGGACAGGGCTGCTTTAGACACGGTGGACAAAATGGAGGTGGCCAATATGTACCTGGTAGCCAGGTTTATAATTGAAGGGGCTCTTAAAAATAAGCGGAGTGTTGGCAGCCATTATGTACAGCGATAG
- the greA gene encoding transcription elongation factor GreA codes for MAKQTILTYEGLKKLEEELEYLKTVKRQEVAERIKQARAFGDLSENSEYDEAKNEQAFVEGRIATLEAMLRNAKVIDEDDITLDKVSIGSTVKVYDEDLGEEVEYTIVGSAEADPSQMKISDESPVGKALLGHSVGEVVNVEVPDGIIKMKILEIRR; via the coding sequence ATGGCAAAGCAGACTATTTTGACATATGAAGGCTTAAAAAAGTTAGAGGAGGAGTTAGAATACCTTAAAACAGTAAAAAGACAGGAAGTTGCTGAGAGGATAAAACAGGCGAGGGCTTTTGGAGATCTCAGCGAGAACTCAGAATACGACGAGGCAAAAAATGAACAAGCCTTTGTGGAGGGCAGGATCGCTACCTTGGAAGCCATGTTGAGAAATGCCAAAGTGATTGATGAAGACGACATAACATTGGACAAAGTGAGCATCGGATCTACGGTGAAGGTTTACGATGAAGACCTAGGTGAAGAGGTGGAGTACACCATTGTGGGTTCAGCAGAGGCTGATCCTTCTCAGATGAAGATTTCCGATGAGTCACCAGTGGGCAAAGCGCTATTAGGGCATAGCGTGGGTGAAGTGGTAAATGTAGAAGTGCCCGATGGAATAATCAAAATGAAGATTTTGGAGATCAGAAGATAA